The Allorhodopirellula heiligendammensis genome includes a window with the following:
- a CDS encoding HAD family hydrolase, which produces MTQAKIDVRVFLFDIDGTLLSTKGVGRGALSQAMLDEFGVAHPDSDVVFSGRTDRSLLMELLQRNGLEVTEEHCRRLRDRYVSLMGGHLARQGGVVLPGIRALLTDLFRRDALELAVMTGNLPETATQKLAHFDLRQWFAWISGGSLHVERDDLARRTAEIIARRYGNSVTEVVVVGDTPADIRCGHAIGAKTIAVATGEFSIESLTAENPTKTFADFSQTDEVLAALL; this is translated from the coding sequence GTGACGCAGGCCAAAATCGACGTGCGCGTTTTTCTATTCGATATCGATGGAACATTGCTATCGACCAAAGGGGTCGGCAGGGGGGCACTCTCCCAGGCGATGCTGGACGAGTTCGGGGTTGCCCATCCGGACAGCGATGTGGTGTTTTCGGGCCGCACCGATCGTAGTTTGTTGATGGAGTTGCTGCAGCGAAATGGCCTGGAAGTGACCGAGGAGCACTGCCGCAGGTTGCGGGACCGATACGTTAGTTTAATGGGCGGCCACCTCGCTCGTCAGGGCGGGGTCGTCTTACCAGGCATTCGGGCTCTCCTCACCGACTTATTCCGTCGCGATGCACTGGAACTCGCAGTAATGACCGGGAATTTGCCCGAAACGGCAACACAGAAACTCGCACATTTTGATCTCCGACAGTGGTTCGCTTGGATTTCTGGTGGCAGTCTCCACGTCGAACGTGATGATTTAGCTCGCCGCACCGCTGAGATCATCGCTCGTCGGTACGGTAATTCAGTGACTGAGGTCGTGGTGGTGGGAGACACTCCTGCTGATATTCGCTGCGGCCACGCCATCGGAGCGAAAACGATCGCGGTGGCGACCGGCGAGTTCTCGATCGAATCTCTTACCGCAGAAAATCCGACCAAGACTTTCGCTGATTTCTCACAGACTGACGAGGTGCTGGCAGCCTTATTGTGA
- the ubiE gene encoding bifunctional demethylmenaquinone methyltransferase/2-methoxy-6-polyprenyl-1,4-benzoquinol methylase UbiE, with amino-acid sequence MSVHPPSVPEPRSSDQPQLDKSGQRVREMFRQIAPRYDTMNHLLSLNIDRRWRRKAVDRLRIDSQSPILDICCGTGDLAIAIAERAGGGVQVIGSDFCHAMLEIARDKEAARVQNAAGGNGRATIPFFEADSMALPFADDHFQCVSVAFGLRNIADTDQGLREMVRVCQPGGQVMVLEFSQPSLPILKQLYGFYFRSVLPRVGQMLARNDKSAYAYLPASVGQFPCGERLAERMRDAGLQDVCFQSLTLGVATIYVGNKPGAVAPAHGDAANRQMPEAAHA; translated from the coding sequence ATGAGTGTCCATCCGCCCAGTGTCCCAGAGCCTCGTTCGAGCGACCAGCCCCAGCTCGATAAGAGTGGTCAGCGGGTCCGTGAAATGTTTCGGCAAATCGCACCTCGCTACGATACGATGAACCATCTGCTATCGCTGAACATTGATCGTCGGTGGCGGCGAAAGGCGGTCGATCGCTTGCGCATCGATTCGCAATCGCCGATTCTGGATATCTGCTGCGGCACAGGTGACCTGGCGATTGCGATCGCGGAACGTGCTGGTGGCGGGGTCCAGGTCATCGGCAGCGATTTCTGTCACGCGATGTTGGAGATCGCGCGTGATAAAGAAGCCGCACGGGTCCAAAACGCCGCTGGTGGCAACGGGCGGGCCACCATCCCCTTCTTTGAAGCCGATTCGATGGCGTTGCCCTTCGCCGATGATCATTTTCAATGCGTGAGCGTGGCATTCGGCTTGCGAAACATTGCCGATACGGATCAGGGATTGCGGGAAATGGTCCGAGTCTGCCAACCGGGCGGGCAGGTCATGGTGTTGGAGTTCTCCCAGCCATCTCTGCCAATTCTCAAACAACTCTACGGTTTTTACTTTCGCTCGGTACTGCCCCGTGTCGGCCAAATGTTGGCGAGAAACGACAAGTCCGCCTACGCCTATCTCCCCGCTTCGGTCGGCCAATTTCCGTGCGGCGAGCGGCTCGCCGAGCGGATGCGTGACGCGGGCCTGCAGGACGTTTGCTTCCAATCGTTAACACTCGGCGTGGCCACGATCTATGTCGGCAACAAGCCCGGTGCAGTGGCACCCGCTCACGGTGACGCGGCGAACCGCCAAATGCCTGAGGCGGCCCACGCATGA
- a CDS encoding ECF-type sigma factor: MSEITQILNRIDDGDAAAANDLLPLVYAELRRLAGHRMRQEPAGHTLQPTALVHEAYMRVVGSNNEAANWDSRGHFFGAAAEAMRRILIESARRRKSLKRGGDRKSCSIADADAVVDAANVDELLDLDAALGKLAVDEPELAKLVELRYFAGLSVDESAAALGISARTVKRNWAFARAWLGREINLEGKS; encoded by the coding sequence ATGTCCGAAATCACCCAAATATTAAACCGCATCGACGACGGGGACGCTGCCGCGGCAAATGATCTGTTGCCTCTGGTTTATGCGGAGCTGCGCCGACTCGCGGGACATCGCATGCGGCAGGAACCCGCTGGGCACACCCTGCAGCCGACCGCTCTGGTGCATGAAGCCTACATGCGAGTTGTCGGTTCCAACAATGAGGCCGCCAACTGGGATAGCCGAGGGCATTTTTTCGGTGCCGCCGCCGAAGCGATGCGACGGATTCTGATCGAGAGTGCGCGGCGGCGAAAGAGTCTTAAGCGGGGTGGGGATCGAAAATCCTGTTCGATCGCGGACGCGGATGCTGTCGTCGATGCTGCCAACGTGGATGAGTTGCTTGATTTAGATGCTGCGCTTGGGAAACTCGCCGTCGACGAGCCCGAGCTTGCGAAGTTAGTAGAATTGCGATATTTCGCTGGATTGAGCGTCGACGAATCTGCCGCCGCCCTAGGGATCTCGGCCCGCACGGTCAAACGTAACTGGGCCTTTGCCCGCGCATGGTTGGGACGCGAGATCAACCTCGAAGGAAAATCTTGA
- a CDS encoding PQQ-binding-like beta-propeller repeat protein: MNRLTQLTTFASVLTALLISSFEYSQAQWPDRHGPTHDGVVAEADAEILPIHWTDSENVAWKAPLHGQGHSSPVIAEGRVWLTAATADGTRQSVIAIDEQTGEILHDRVLFENEDVEPLGGAVGFNNYAAPSCVLAPGAVYVHFGSYGTAKLDSRTAEVIWQRRDLPCQHFRGPGSSPVLYDNKLVLTFDGVDQQYTTALDAQTGETLWRTDRSTDYEDLGDDGKPLRDGDMRKAYCTPAIIEVGDQVQVLSVGARAMQSYDLETGQELWTLRHDSYNAGIRPLWLPEKKLVIINTGSRGAQLVAVRMDESTQGDITDSHVVWVRERGNPRFALPIEHDGLIYQVTDNGVLACIDVDTGEELWKERLSGDYLASPILAGDHLYFFNQSGLGSIVNAQREPDIIAVNDVPEMSTTACPAVSHGAIFVRGKEFLFKIQSP; this comes from the coding sequence ATGAATCGCCTAACCCAACTCACGACCTTCGCGTCCGTCTTAACTGCGTTACTGATCAGTTCTTTTGAGTATAGCCAAGCGCAATGGCCCGACCGCCACGGGCCGACCCATGACGGCGTCGTGGCCGAGGCTGACGCGGAAATTCTTCCGATACATTGGACGGATAGCGAGAACGTCGCGTGGAAGGCGCCGCTGCATGGTCAAGGGCATTCGTCCCCGGTGATCGCGGAGGGGCGAGTGTGGCTCACCGCAGCAACCGCCGATGGGACGCGGCAGTCTGTCATCGCGATCGATGAGCAGACCGGTGAAATCCTCCATGATCGCGTCCTATTCGAAAACGAGGATGTCGAGCCGCTCGGCGGAGCGGTCGGATTCAACAATTACGCTGCACCAAGCTGTGTGCTGGCGCCAGGCGCCGTGTATGTTCACTTCGGCAGCTATGGGACGGCCAAACTCGATTCACGGACCGCCGAGGTGATCTGGCAGCGACGAGATTTGCCCTGCCAACACTTTCGAGGCCCCGGTTCCTCGCCCGTGCTGTACGACAATAAATTGGTGCTGACTTTCGATGGTGTCGACCAGCAATACACGACGGCGCTCGATGCCCAGACGGGAGAAACCTTGTGGCGGACTGATCGCAGTACGGACTATGAAGATCTCGGCGACGATGGCAAACCGTTACGTGACGGTGACATGCGAAAAGCATACTGCACGCCTGCCATCATTGAAGTCGGCGATCAAGTGCAGGTGCTTTCTGTTGGCGCTCGAGCCATGCAAAGCTATGACCTTGAGACCGGCCAAGAACTCTGGACGCTTCGACACGATAGCTACAACGCTGGCATTCGGCCGCTGTGGTTGCCAGAAAAAAAGCTGGTGATCATCAACACCGGTTCCCGCGGCGCCCAGCTCGTCGCTGTCCGAATGGATGAGTCCACGCAGGGGGATATCACCGACTCGCACGTGGTCTGGGTACGTGAGCGGGGAAATCCGCGTTTTGCGTTGCCGATCGAGCATGATGGTTTGATCTATCAAGTCACCGACAATGGCGTGTTGGCTTGCATTGATGTGGACACAGGTGAAGAACTCTGGAAGGAACGACTCTCGGGCGATTATCTGGCATCGCCCATTCTTGCCGGAGACCACCTGTACTTCTTCAACCAGAGCGGGCTTGGCAGCATCGTGAATGCTCAACGAGAGCCAGATATCATCGCCGTCAACGATGTTCCTGAAATGTCCACGACGGCATGCCCCGCTGTCTCCCATGGCGCGATCTTCGTCCGTGGCAAAGAATTCTTATTCAAAATCCAATCGCCATAA
- a CDS encoding anthranilate synthase component I family protein — translation MSTPPRTIPVVRRLDELTSVELTLPFERLRQLPNCVWLDSASDHQSDRGRYSFLSADPVAWCVADMSSPDPWPVLQQWCRSLQHCRLATETLPPFCGGLVALIGYEAAWWLEPSLRPTSDRATSNIPGMAIGLYDWTIAVDHQLNQVWLLSTGLSETFTLDAGRAEKRADQVMLWLTQESPVHACSDAGGDVAIQPESHASDGETRLQSNFTDTQFAAGVQEIIDGICQGDMFQVNLAQTLTHPATCSAGTLYERLRRMNPAPYAAYFDCGDYQVISSSPEGFLQVRNLHDDKRMVVTRPIKGTVRRTGDAATDARLGEDLLASEKDRAENIMIVDLMRNDLSRVCKDESVEVTGLCELEQYQRVQHLVSTVRGVLGPDASISDLLAACFPGGSITGAPKVEAMRTIARLEGCPRGAYCGSLGYVSLSGDADFNILIRTVTQKSTENHAAVWEFPVGGGITARSNPRQETEETWVKAASLLEAIELAD, via the coding sequence ATGTCAACACCCCCCCGAACAATCCCCGTGGTCCGGCGACTTGACGAGCTCACAAGCGTCGAGTTGACGTTGCCGTTCGAACGACTCCGACAGTTACCCAACTGCGTGTGGCTGGATTCGGCGTCGGATCACCAGAGCGATCGCGGGCGTTATTCGTTTCTGTCTGCGGACCCGGTCGCGTGGTGCGTTGCCGATATGAGCTCGCCGGATCCGTGGCCGGTACTGCAGCAGTGGTGCCGCAGCCTGCAGCACTGTCGATTGGCTACTGAAACCCTGCCCCCGTTCTGCGGTGGCCTCGTCGCATTGATTGGGTATGAAGCAGCGTGGTGGCTCGAGCCGTCATTGCGTCCGACCAGTGATCGAGCAACATCCAACATTCCGGGGATGGCCATCGGTCTTTATGACTGGACGATTGCCGTTGATCATCAACTCAATCAGGTATGGTTGCTCAGTACCGGGTTGAGCGAAACGTTCACACTCGATGCTGGGCGTGCGGAGAAACGTGCGGACCAAGTGATGCTATGGCTCACCCAAGAGTCGCCGGTGCACGCATGCTCTGACGCAGGCGGCGATGTCGCAATTCAACCGGAATCACATGCATCCGATGGCGAAACAAGACTGCAGAGCAATTTCACCGACACTCAGTTTGCTGCAGGCGTGCAAGAGATCATTGACGGCATCTGCCAAGGTGACATGTTCCAAGTCAATCTGGCGCAAACGTTAACTCATCCTGCGACCTGTTCAGCCGGCACGCTGTACGAACGTTTGCGGCGTATGAATCCTGCTCCCTATGCAGCGTACTTTGACTGTGGTGATTATCAGGTTATCAGCTCATCGCCGGAAGGCTTTCTGCAGGTACGCAACCTCCATGACGACAAGCGGATGGTGGTCACTCGTCCGATTAAAGGAACCGTACGCCGCACCGGAGACGCGGCCACCGACGCGAGACTCGGAGAGGACCTTCTCGCCAGTGAAAAGGATCGCGCCGAGAACATCATGATTGTGGATCTGATGCGCAATGACCTATCGCGTGTATGCAAGGATGAGAGTGTCGAAGTGACGGGGCTGTGCGAGCTGGAACAGTACCAGCGGGTTCAACATCTCGTTTCGACAGTCCGCGGGGTGCTCGGCCCGGATGCGAGTATTTCTGATTTGCTCGCCGCATGTTTTCCAGGTGGCAGCATCACAGGAGCTCCCAAGGTGGAGGCCATGCGAACCATTGCGAGGTTGGAGGGATGTCCGCGAGGTGCCTACTGTGGTTCTCTCGGGTACGTCAGCCTCAGCGGCGACGCGGATTTTAATATTTTGATTCGCACCGTGACCCAAAAATCGACCGAGAACCACGCCGCCGTTTGGGAGTTTCCTGTTGGCGGCGGGATCACGGCCCGCAGCAACCCACGTCAGGAAACAGAAGAAACGTGGGTCAAAGCCGCCAGCCTCCTCGAAGCAATCGAGCTGGCAGACTAG
- a CDS encoding cytochrome-c peroxidase, with protein sequence MNITRIRRRPKSLTPRCFAANIAVLVGLSGLCTDVVTADEPPPAAVPTEEVSLGDPTLTEGIPGEGPLTMEQVKQWLAQPKNHAALDVKLPRGLDAAAGNIYIPEDNPITRAKIELGRQLYFDPRLSSDSTVSCASCHAPELGWAFDTQFGVGVGDQTGNRNSPVSFNRILSTHQFHDGRAGSLEEQAVGPIANPIEMASTHEACIETLSGLPVYRTQFERIFPDGLTIDNVGKAIATFERTIVTGPAPYDYYVPLATFEKTFADDLEYLDEEPELAEQYAQLKAEAAKNPMTESSIRGMELTFGKANCTACHAGANFTDEQFHNIGVGMESDEPDLGRFVVTQEEKDRGAFKTPTMRNVATSGPYMHDGSQKTLKEVVEWYDKGGHPNQWLSDKMKPLNLTEAEKADLVEFMVQGLTSDFPVIEIGRLPADQ encoded by the coding sequence ATGAATATCACTCGCATCCGTCGGCGACCCAAGTCGCTGACGCCCCGCTGTTTCGCAGCAAATATCGCCGTTTTGGTTGGTCTGAGCGGCCTGTGCACGGACGTCGTCACCGCAGACGAACCCCCACCTGCGGCCGTGCCGACGGAGGAAGTCAGCTTGGGCGATCCGACGCTAACCGAGGGGATCCCTGGCGAAGGGCCCCTGACGATGGAGCAGGTGAAGCAGTGGCTGGCTCAGCCCAAGAATCACGCGGCTTTGGACGTCAAGCTACCGCGTGGCCTCGATGCCGCCGCCGGCAACATCTATATTCCTGAAGATAACCCGATCACCCGGGCCAAAATCGAGCTCGGCCGGCAACTCTACTTTGATCCTCGATTGTCGTCCGATAGTACTGTCTCGTGCGCTTCCTGCCACGCCCCCGAATTGGGCTGGGCGTTCGACACTCAGTTTGGGGTGGGCGTCGGTGACCAGACTGGCAACCGCAACTCACCGGTTTCGTTCAATCGTATTTTGAGCACGCACCAGTTCCATGATGGGCGGGCCGGGTCGCTCGAAGAGCAGGCGGTGGGTCCGATCGCCAACCCGATTGAAATGGCCAGTACGCATGAGGCCTGTATCGAAACGCTGTCGGGACTCCCTGTCTACCGTACCCAGTTCGAACGGATCTTTCCGGACGGGCTCACGATCGACAATGTTGGCAAAGCGATCGCGACCTTTGAACGCACGATTGTCACCGGCCCAGCTCCCTACGATTATTACGTTCCCCTCGCCACTTTCGAGAAGACGTTCGCCGACGACCTGGAGTATCTCGACGAAGAACCGGAACTGGCCGAACAGTACGCTCAACTCAAGGCCGAAGCAGCCAAGAATCCGATGACCGAGTCATCCATTCGCGGCATGGAACTCACGTTCGGCAAAGCGAACTGCACAGCCTGCCACGCGGGTGCCAATTTCACCGACGAACAATTCCACAACATTGGAGTCGGGATGGAATCTGACGAGCCGGACCTAGGTCGATTTGTCGTCACGCAGGAAGAAAAGGATCGCGGGGCATTTAAGACGCCGACCATGCGGAACGTTGCTACGTCGGGGCCTTACATGCACGACGGCAGCCAGAAGACGCTCAAGGAAGTCGTCGAGTGGTACGACAAGGGCGGTCATCCAAACCAGTGGCTCAGCGACAAGATGAAGCCCCTGAATCTGACTGAGGCTGAGAAAGCCGACTTGGTCGAATTTATGGTCCAGGGATTGACCAGCGACTTCCCGGTAATCGAAATTGGTCGCTTGCCCGCCGATCAGTAG
- the dusB gene encoding tRNA dihydrouridine synthase DusB translates to MPATAIAPLKIGNLTIDPPILQAPMAGFTNAAFRQIVRQFGGAGLLATEMVNARGFVWMDEHEAEHPDRLWGVADEPRPLAVQIWDNDPATMAKVGARLVEEYQVSVVDINFGCPVRQVTQKAHSGSYLLREPQRMHAIISQLVEVCAPTPVTAKIRLGCHPNNINCDEIARVVEEAGAAALTVHGRTAADMFRGHADWDRISEIKAHLKHIPLIGNGDLDSPAKVVTAFEKYNVDAVMIARACLGRPWLFSQAAAALRGEPVPPEPTMVEQRDVMLNHYRLVLERFGEEKATILMRKYACCYAQGKRGARHFRTHVAKVSTAVEFYAVVEEHFPLSPAD, encoded by the coding sequence ATGCCCGCCACCGCCATCGCCCCGCTGAAAATCGGTAATCTGACCATCGATCCGCCGATTCTGCAGGCGCCGATGGCGGGGTTCACCAATGCCGCGTTTCGACAGATTGTTCGCCAGTTCGGTGGTGCGGGCTTGCTCGCGACCGAAATGGTCAACGCCCGCGGGTTCGTCTGGATGGACGAACACGAAGCGGAGCATCCCGATCGATTGTGGGGGGTGGCGGACGAACCGCGGCCGCTGGCAGTTCAGATTTGGGACAATGATCCAGCAACGATGGCGAAAGTGGGTGCTCGCTTGGTCGAGGAGTATCAAGTCAGCGTGGTCGACATTAACTTTGGTTGTCCCGTCCGCCAAGTGACTCAAAAGGCCCATAGCGGCAGTTACCTGCTTCGCGAACCGCAGCGGATGCATGCAATCATTTCTCAACTCGTTGAAGTTTGCGCGCCGACTCCTGTCACGGCCAAGATTCGACTGGGATGCCACCCCAACAATATCAATTGCGATGAGATCGCCCGCGTCGTCGAGGAGGCCGGAGCGGCGGCCTTGACGGTACATGGCCGAACGGCGGCCGACATGTTTCGCGGCCACGCCGACTGGGACCGAATCAGCGAGATCAAGGCGCACCTGAAGCACATCCCGCTGATTGGGAACGGGGATCTCGACAGCCCCGCCAAGGTCGTCACCGCCTTTGAAAAGTACAATGTGGACGCCGTCATGATCGCCCGCGCTTGCCTGGGCCGACCATGGCTGTTTTCCCAAGCCGCCGCAGCACTGCGTGGAGAGCCGGTACCGCCAGAACCTACCATGGTTGAGCAGCGTGACGTGATGTTGAATCACTACCGGCTCGTTCTGGAGCGTTTCGGGGAGGAGAAGGCCACGATCTTGATGCGGAAGTACGCCTGCTGCTACGCCCAAGGCAAACGCGGGGCCCGGCATTTCCGCACGCATGTAGCCAAGGTCTCGACGGCGGTAGAGTTCTATGCTGTCGTGGAGGAACATTTTCCGCTCAGCCCGGCGGATTGA
- a CDS encoding DUF3467 domain-containing protein, whose product MNPDQPEPDPTQPSPDENPALRARVPDHVAGGCFSTGAIVMTGPTEFIIDFLQTVGRPHRVAARVVIPHPVMPQFVEALQKNLDIYRSRFGEPAAPPVQPNPEQRRPTPQELYDDLKLPDEALSGAYATGVMIGHGATEFGLDFLTSFFPQSAVSARVYLAAGQVPRLLDSLKGAVRQLQERRNPPPEPLTDDGPGGPTDPPEDIA is encoded by the coding sequence ATGAATCCTGACCAGCCCGAACCTGATCCCACGCAACCGTCCCCCGATGAGAATCCGGCCCTACGAGCACGGGTTCCCGATCACGTCGCGGGCGGTTGTTTCAGCACCGGGGCGATCGTCATGACGGGCCCGACTGAGTTCATCATTGACTTCCTGCAGACGGTAGGACGCCCCCACCGCGTCGCCGCGCGAGTCGTGATTCCGCACCCGGTCATGCCGCAGTTCGTGGAGGCGTTGCAAAAGAATCTAGACATCTATCGCAGCCGCTTTGGGGAGCCAGCGGCACCTCCGGTGCAGCCCAATCCGGAGCAACGACGCCCCACTCCTCAGGAGCTCTACGACGATCTGAAACTTCCAGATGAGGCACTGTCGGGGGCCTATGCGACCGGCGTGATGATCGGTCACGGTGCGACCGAATTCGGATTGGATTTTTTAACGAGTTTTTTCCCGCAGTCCGCGGTGAGCGCCAGGGTGTATTTGGCTGCCGGCCAAGTACCTCGGCTACTCGATTCGCTCAAGGGCGCGGTGCGTCAACTGCAAGAGCGTCGCAACCCGCCGCCGGAGCCGTTAACGGACGATGGGCCCGGAGGTCCAACGGACCCGCCGGAGGATATCGCATAA
- a CDS encoding UbiX family flavin prenyltransferase: protein MTDPVMRPRRIVVAITGASGAPYAVRLLQALRVAGVEIHLTMSPSGAAVIAQELGLKLDLRHPDLDGLITCVPTWSTALPMEFDSPLGELGNEYFHYHQHDDFFTPIASGSFVTDAMVICPCSGSTLSGIARAAAANLIQRAAEVHLKEHRKLIVVPRETPLSVLQLENMQRLAAAGAVVLPAMPGWYHGVTRLEDLVDFVVARILDQIGVENKLISRWKDTSSEAIR, encoded by the coding sequence ATGACTGATCCCGTGATGCGACCGCGCCGCATTGTCGTTGCGATCACCGGTGCCAGTGGCGCACCCTACGCGGTGCGACTGTTGCAGGCACTCCGTGTTGCTGGGGTCGAAATCCACCTGACCATGAGCCCCAGCGGTGCGGCGGTGATCGCTCAAGAACTCGGTCTCAAACTCGATCTTCGCCATCCCGATCTCGATGGTTTGATCACCTGCGTGCCAACCTGGTCGACCGCATTGCCGATGGAGTTCGACTCACCATTGGGAGAGCTTGGCAACGAGTATTTCCACTACCACCAGCACGACGATTTTTTCACACCGATCGCCAGTGGCTCATTTGTGACCGATGCCATGGTGATCTGCCCATGCAGCGGCAGCACACTCTCAGGTATCGCTCGCGCGGCTGCGGCAAATTTGATTCAACGCGCAGCAGAGGTTCATCTGAAAGAGCATCGCAAGCTCATTGTGGTGCCTCGCGAGACCCCTTTGAGCGTACTGCAATTGGAAAACATGCAGCGACTCGCCGCTGCCGGCGCGGTGGTTCTCCCTGCGATGCCAGGTTGGTATCACGGTGTCACACGGCTTGAGGACTTGGTTGACTTCGTGGTCGCCCGCATCCTCGACCAGATCGGTGTGGAAAATAAGCTGATCTCACGCTGGAAAGACACGTCGAGTGAGGCGATCCGATGA
- the pseG gene encoding UDP-2,4-diacetamido-2,4,6-trideoxy-beta-L-altropyranose hydrolase has translation MLLIRADASVQIGTGHVMRMIALAQAWRRRGGEAHLLARSLPPSLAKRLETESIGVHHVAAAVAADDIDQQATINIANQIGARWVVADGYDFSPEFQAAIRDTSLRLAIVTDFDYCHRWSADVIINQNPHAMREPYACRVADCQRLFGTRFALLRQEFLASNIASAALQQPRRPRLLVTLGGSDADNVTGSILSLINQMASASIDIRVLVGPANPHLDRLREQAARPSHHVEVLTGVSDMPAQYVWADAAITAGGSSCWEWMYFGLPAAIIVIAENQQPIYDELVGQRIAVGLGTPRQIDRDALQRFAQSISSGGRDFDRFRDWVDGYGADRCAAAMDSGVWLRQATSADCRMYFDWANDPLVRTNSLQSAEISWSEHSEWFREQLGRDDRRLFVAMRSDRPVGQIRMSLTADSEWQIGFSVDAAARGGGIGTEILRLGIAAMQIDTDPRFVATVKLANAASAKCFERLGWQRTRHHETYQFRNA, from the coding sequence GTGCTCCTCATCCGCGCCGATGCCTCTGTGCAGATTGGCACCGGGCACGTGATGCGCATGATTGCACTGGCCCAGGCGTGGCGGCGACGTGGCGGCGAGGCCCATCTGCTGGCCCGTTCGCTGCCGCCCTCCTTAGCAAAGCGTTTAGAGACCGAGTCGATTGGCGTGCATCACGTGGCGGCGGCAGTCGCGGCAGACGACATCGACCAACAGGCAACCATCAACATCGCGAACCAGATTGGGGCTCGATGGGTCGTTGCGGATGGCTATGATTTCTCGCCGGAGTTTCAAGCCGCGATTCGTGACACCTCGCTGCGTTTAGCCATCGTGACCGATTTTGATTACTGCCATCGTTGGTCGGCTGACGTGATCATCAATCAAAATCCACACGCCATGCGAGAACCCTACGCGTGTCGGGTCGCCGACTGCCAGCGACTCTTCGGGACCCGGTTTGCACTGCTGAGGCAGGAATTCTTGGCGAGTAATATCGCCTCAGCAGCCCTCCAGCAACCGCGTCGGCCGCGGCTACTGGTGACCCTCGGAGGTAGTGATGCCGACAATGTTACCGGCAGCATCCTGTCCCTGATCAACCAGATGGCTAGCGCGTCGATCGATATACGCGTGCTGGTCGGCCCGGCCAACCCACATCTGGATCGACTCCGCGAACAGGCGGCTCGCCCCAGCCACCACGTGGAAGTACTCACGGGCGTCAGCGACATGCCTGCACAATATGTGTGGGCGGATGCCGCTATCACCGCGGGGGGCAGTTCGTGCTGGGAATGGATGTATTTTGGATTACCAGCAGCGATCATCGTGATCGCAGAGAACCAACAGCCCATTTACGATGAGCTTGTCGGTCAACGGATCGCCGTGGGTCTGGGGACCCCACGGCAAATCGACCGCGATGCACTCCAGCGTTTCGCACAATCAATTTCCTCGGGTGGCCGTGATTTCGATCGCTTCCGTGATTGGGTGGATGGCTATGGAGCGGATCGATGCGCTGCTGCGATGGATTCGGGCGTCTGGCTGCGGCAGGCGACGTCTGCCGACTGCCGGATGTATTTTGACTGGGCGAATGACCCGCTCGTGAGAACGAACTCGTTGCAGTCCGCCGAGATCTCGTGGAGTGAGCATTCTGAATGGTTTCGCGAGCAGCTCGGCCGTGACGACCGACGACTGTTTGTCGCGATGCGTTCAGATCGCCCGGTGGGCCAAATACGCATGTCACTGACGGCCGACAGTGAATGGCAGATCGGGTTTTCGGTCGATGCCGCGGCACGGGGTGGTGGTATAGGTACCGAGATACTGCGGTTGGGTATTGCCGCCATGCAGATCGACACAGACCCGCGATTTGTGGCCACCGTCAAACTGGCCAATGCGGCTTCCGCAAAGTGTTTTGAGCGACTGGGATGGCAACGTACGCGGCATCACGAGACCTACCAATTTCGGAACGCATGA